The DNA segment agCTCTTTAGAATCTGTGACTGTtggatgaaggtgatgatgttgttttattttaacattaataGCCTACGGTCAGTGATGAGGTGTGTTGGTGAAAATTGACTCGAGCTGGAAAGTGATAGTCCCAGTGTTTATCGCTGTCATCACAAACTGTTTGAATAGATTTTATGTGTCAGATTTGATAGAGTGATCTCTGgcttcatgtttaatcacatacaATAACAGGAAGTTTCGCAATAATCTGCATTGATGTTCCTATCACATTTCATTATCAAGGATGCTATTAGttatttaattatggtgtgtctgtatattttctatattttacattgtaatatatatatatattgcattatatattctatattttaattaatagtACATATATAAAAGTTTTTTAAACGTAAATTTCAATAAGATCTACATGTGAGCTCCTCTGGTCTCAAGGCAAAACATCCGAATCACAATCATCAGTTTATATTCACATAATTTATGAAAGAATGAAACATCTTTAATAGTTTAAAAGTTTTCTTCCAGAATTTCTtcctgttttaaataaaaatcatttagaCTATCACTGTATAACTATACAAGTGTACTGACGTTTTATATTGAAAATTACAATGTATAAATccaatataaaatatgaaataattgaATCGTAACAATAAAGCATAATTGGAACCATTGAAATACACTAAGTCAGTCATAAAATGGCTAAACTTTCTTGTAGGGACCAGATCTGTTGTCGTGGCTAATGTGTCAATGAGTCCATTAAGCTGCTGTGGTTCTTACTGGGGATCTTTACTGTCAATCTGCTGGGTCAGTTCTTGTCTCAAGTCTGTAACTTTTAATGGCTACTTTAATCCTGAAGCATTTCTCATCTTTTCTTCATTATTCTGTTGAAAAAACTAAGACTCAAACAGTGTCGGATGAGAAATATTGCACCAGACATTACTAGTATCGACACTCTGTGTCAAAGGCCTGAATCTGGAGGATCAGAGCCAgctatgttttctttctttttgatggATTATGTTGGTGATATGAAGCCGAATCTATTTCTAAACCTTCTTTCATCTGTTATTTGAAATTTAGATCCACAGGCTCACTTGGTACTGCCACTTTTTCTGTGTCAAAGGATTCTGATCAGTATTGGGagcaaaaaatgttttcattgatcTGCACAGTGGGGTTTAGTGCTGCTTCTGTAATTATTTGATGGAACAGTATCAGCCTGAGCTGCTCCTGATCCCTTCTGTctgttattaaaaacacagttttaagaGAAATACCAGATCAGACACATTTTCTGGGTTcaggcacaaaaaaaacccaaaccctAACCTTAAAGTTTTGACATattgaaaactaaaacaagaaaTCATGGCTGTGACATCTTTTAGACATTTAGTTAAAGATGTAAGAGGCTTCAGTTCTGTTTTCCGTCTGATCGGGTCTCTATTTTAGGAGAAGATGTCTTATGTCTGAGATGTTTGTAGCAACAGAGGAGGTATCAGGTGTTTGCTGATAATCTTCCAGAAGACAGACAGGGATGCCCGTAGGGAGACAAATGGACCCCAGATCTTTGCCCTAATTTAGACAAGAGGGTTTTTTCCTCAGTCAAGGCTGACCACTGAGCCGGGAGCCAGTGTTGGGTTTCCTCTGAGTGGAGCCATTATCCCCGAGAGACTAAACAGAGGGATTCCAGTCCTGTTCCTCCTGAGCCTGACCCCACATTCATCTCGTGTCCTGTTTCCCTGTTTGTGTTAGCCACACTGTTAATAACTTTTCCTGATAAATAACCACCTATGACAGTTTTCACCTGTCTCTCCAGTCGTCTGTCTTTACATTTCAGTATTTAGAAAAGGAacgttgtttttttgtgcaggGTTTGAAGCCAAACAAACGTCAACATGTCAGAGTAAGTAACCCTGGTCTTATTCATATATTCAAGTTCTTTCCATTTTGCTCCTCTAATGATAAGCTCGCTTCAAACATGATTCTCCATATTCCACAAGTGTTTgtgcaaatatttgtgtttcatCTCATTTTAATTTTAGCCTTAAAACcatccaaaaagaaaaaaaattgcatatTTACTTTGCATATTTATGATTACAAAATCATTTATATGAATCACAATAACATTGTGactgttttttctcctcagaaaaaaaatgtcctcgAGTCGCAAGCATCACATAAAGGTAAAAGTCCTTGTATAAAACATTGTTGTTTTATAGTGTTTTGTAAAGCAAGCAGAGGTGATTTGCTACGGAGCCCCGCAGGGTCACAACCAGAAATCTTTGAGGATCACTTTTGCATTCCCTCTAAAGGTTTTGCGTTACCTTGCAATAGTTTGGTACGCAATATGTTTTGCTTCATCTTGCAAGAGGTTCCTGTTCCAATCATGTAACGTCATCTGTATCTACCCAGTTGTCCTGAGTACAGTAACTGGTTCTGATTGAATCAGACAGCACCCTGCAGATTACTGTACTGTGTTCTCCTGGAGAGAACTctgagaatctgagaatctgaaCATTGGTTGGGCGGATTTTTGTCTGTTATGggggaaaacaagcaataaccatgtgtgtcagagacagaaacacaaactcagtgcagctttcATTTACTGCATCAGGCTCAGGTCAGGTTCGGACACTGTCATGACGTTCACTGACTGTAGAACACAATCACTTATTCAACTTTTAATCATATTAAACACAGACTAGCTGCGACATAATCTAGTGACCAGCATAAGCAAGCTACATTCTaatcacatcacagacacaaaaacaaaaagcagaatgGCTGTCGGGTTCAGGTCGGACTTGATTAGTTTGGTCTTTTGCCCGTACAGGTTAAGTCCGAGGCTAACTCCATTACTTATGGCTTAGAAGGAAAAAAGTATTGTGAAGTATTGCAAAAATATTGCAAGATAactcaaaacaaatgaatcccCAGAAATATCCCCACCATGACCTTTCGGGGCTCCGTAAATGACAAATTGGTTGctagaaaaatgttttcacagcaaCAGATAACACAAATTGATTAAATCAGCATTTTGTAGCATCAACAATATTGGATGTGCCTTCATGTTTTCACGTTATCGggctgtttcctctgcagagtttgATGCTGTCCATCGCCAAAGTTTTgctagaggaggaggagaaggagcaagaggaggagagggggaggtaCATGGAGGAGAACTGTCCTGCTGTCTCCATGCCCAGGAGCATGCAGGAGCTGCAGGCATGTCAAACACCAACGCATagaaacacacagcaacacatgaTCACCCAGTCACTTGATAGTTGACTTATGATACTGGGTTCACAATATTGACTGAAATCATATCATGTCTATAGAAGTTGATGCCCCTCCATTCATTATCTAAACAACTTCCTTTGCGGGTCAcgtgggggagctggagccaatcacctCTTACATTGGGCGAGAGCAGCTCCCCAGCGTATCAGAGGGCCAACATatgtagagacaaacaaccattcacattcacagtcaaattagagtctccaattaaaaTCTAATCCCACTCTAATAcagagaaaacatgcaaactccacacagagagaccctGGCGCAAACCACCACACCACCGTGCCATAAAGGGCTCTGCTGCTCCGTAAGATGATGTGATGTTAACAAATAActtgggtgggggggggctgtaaCTGATCAGATTTAGTTGATGTTATGCTTAACTTTGAAGGAGGACAGACCCCAACGGGGCCCAACGATGTTAGGGACACACACGCAGGTCTAATCAGTATGTGATGGTCCTGCCTTCTCAGAGGGTGTCATGTGATTAAAAGACCATAACACCCACTGACACTAAGATGTCCATGACATCTACTAGTAATCACTCtgaacatctgctggtggttaGCAACTTATCATCAAACCCTGATGGCAATAAGGAATATTTACCATCTTATCTTGTATGTgctgaaaaaaagaatattaaaataatctgTGTACACTGCATTACTTTGGCATCATGACATTTTACCGATGTTTGTGTTCAGGAGCTGTGCAGGGAGATCCACCACAAGATCGACGTGATCGATGAGGATAGATACAACCTGGAGGTGAAAGTCAACAAGTCCGACAAGGAGGTAGATTATTCGTATTGataaataatttaacataaaTCCTGCAGAACCTTCAGTGGTTCAGTCAGAACAAACTCATAGTTCAAACCTacataattgtattttaaaatgtagcaGAGGTTCCATGGTTTACCAAAGATAGCGACCATGTCACGGTAAGGTTGTTGTTTCGATCCCTACTGTCCCTGTGTCGAAATGACCTTGAGCAATACACTGAACCCAAATTAGCTGTGCCCTTTATAAAAAATGCTGTATGGAGTTCTgggaaaatatgaataaagtgATTAAGGGAACAGTAATGCTCCCCACAGGGTGATATGACACTGGTGAGAGACACAACCCACAGACACTGAGACAGGGTCATGCTCAAAATAACAGGACAGAGGGTAACACAGAGGgatcaggaagtgaagtgacaaaataaaacaggaaacaagacaaCAGGCAGAATAAAAAGGTAACTAAAGTGGAGACTGGTGAGGTTTGCTATAAATTTTATTGACCCTATAACctttcttaaagggatagttcactgaaaaacgaaaattcactcattatctacccaccactagtggtaaacagtgttgcagccaaatccaatataattGAAGTAAATTGGGACCACCAGGCTTCATTTTCGCACTGGGTATCTCTCACCGCTTTTCACCTTCTAGATCGATGACCTGAAGATCAAAGTTCAGGACCTGATGGGCAAATTCAAGAAGCCTGTCCTGAGGAAAGTGCGTATGTCCGCTGATGCCATGCTGAAAGCTCTGCTGGGctccaaacacacagtcaacatGGACCTGAGGGCCAACCTGAAGCAGGTCAAGAAGGAGGtgaaagaggaggtgaggagctgGCTGGTTCAttcacatgtgcagtgtaaatgtgtttgcagCTGCTGCTTGCAGAATGTTATTattggcagacacacacagaggcctgTGAATAAAGTGATGTACCAAACAACACGCCCTATCTAACTAGCACAGAGCGGGGCAGAGCACAAGGCAACTTTCTTTGCTAGTTTCAGACCAACTCTGTTTTCCGTTTTCTTGTCCCGCACAAATGTTGTTTAAAGAGCAAATATGCTTGTGACCATCTTGGTTGTATAATGAGGTGTGGTCATGTGACACAAATTCTCAGCTACTGACTTCATTGCACAGTGAAATGCAGCTGATAAGGCGATTGCACAagcctacacacacagatggccAATATCACTCTGCAGTCTTCTTTCTTACTACCTGACTTTGGTCCCAAAGTACACACCTTTGTCCAAGTACAACCCTTTGGGACCAAAGGGTTGTACTTTTCACCTGATCTATATCTACCTCCAGATGTCCAGCCTTGGCCAGATGTTGAACTTTTGATTCTTTGATGCAGATTTTTACATATAATTTCTGATTTGTTGAGTTAAGTAAAGTCATGTTTCCTGAAACCACCTGATCCTGATCCATTTCCTGTCGTCTTGGTGTTTCAGGATAAGGAACTGCGTGATGTCGGCGACTGGCGTAAAAACATTGAAGACAAAGCTGGTATGGATGGCAGAAAGAAGATGTTTGAGTCCGAGGCTTAAGTCAGCGTCTTAACAAAGCTGCAGAATTTGTAGTCTCTGTTTTCCACTGACTGCACTGGTTCAAACTACCATTCAGACAATTAATATGTAAGCTGTGAAAAGTTCTGTCAAATAAAGAAGTAAAACCTGCTGAAGGAGCTGTTTCCTTATGTTTACTTGGTTTTACACGTTTGTCGTAAACATACTGTATCTAAACATACAACTGAAATACTCTAAAGACTATGAATATTAATCATTCAAATTTTTACAAATTCGAGAGTCGGTCTTACCTAAGGTCATTTTGAGtctaaatgaaaatatgaaaataacagGGGATATACAAAGGGGCGTCggctaaccagaaggttggcggtttgatcccTGTCTCTCCCATTCCGCATGCCAAAGTGTCattgagcaagatactgaaccccaattTGCCCCTGACATCTGggccagcagtgtgtgaatgatgtgttgtggagaaagtgctgcacatagatgctttgtatgtatgtgtgtgaatgggtggatgtgaCTTGTATGGTAAAGTCCTTTGAGTTGTCATTAGGACagtgctatttaaatacagaccttTTATAAATCAAAGCAAGCTAAATTATCTTCTTTAAGTAGAAAATAGACTCACTTGATTGTTATGagataaatattgtattttcttgaCACCATTTTATGTTGGTAAAAGAAGTTCAATGCATTGGAATAGTGATTAATATTCATAGTGATGATCCAATTTACTGATTCATGTAACAACTGCGGAGCAACTCATACCCTGTGCCTGCTATACCCCTATCAGGCAATGCTAATTTTTTTATAGTGTAATAACATAATTTCATCTGGACAAATCGTAAATAAATCTCTGATCAGTATAAATGTATGATTGTCTCCTCTTAACTGCAgaaatatcttggaaaatgtgttttctgcagcgGTTGGTAGAGTAAACAGTAAcaatactcaagtaaaagtattgttactttataaatataatgactcaagtagaagtaaaaGATCTAAAATAAGTACTTGAGTCAGAGTAGTAAGTAACTTTATTAGAATGTATTGCGTTCAAATAGGATATTAAAAGGTAATAAAATTGTAAAGTGCAAATGCCAAAATACATGTTGTTAAGCACTGTTTGCTTtgaaaaatcaagaaaaaaccTTCACTGAATCCTCATAAGAAAGACTTGGATGCAGCCTGcgttgtgtgtgcacatgcatttagtttccaaaacaaacagaaattttattttaaaatgttcacctTATCAACGCAAGATAGgaagattcaaattcaaattaatattcCATTTGGCACTGGTGTCAAGCCCAATTAATGCCTCTGTgtcgaagctacgccgtagCGTTGCTGCTTGTTTTGTCTCTATGTGGTCATTTCTTGACCTTATAATTGAACTCTGTGACCTTCAAGGAGGACATATTCTCACTCACTTTCATACAGTGGCTCTAGTGCAGGGTCTTAGAGGTTAAGGGCTCCATACGTCAGAGCCTGCATGAAGTGACTAGTAGGTGCGTTTGGTAATCCATCCATGCTTCTTACTTGGTTCTTCCTGTTTTATGATGTGCAAAGCCGCTAATGATGTAAGACTGACCCAAGTTTAAAGACGTGTCATCTTCATTACATCCTAGAAGGAGGTGTAATTGTATAGTGAGAAACATCGAGACACACGACCACATACAAATTATGTATCCCTTCATATGAACTCTTTGAACTGCAGTTATTATTGGACACTTCTCAGGTTTTGATGTGTGCACAACATTTCTCAACATTCTCCAGGAAAAGATCATCGGTAAGTCTTTTTTACCAatattactgtatttatttgttattattagttgATTTTAAAATTCGTCTTAAAAGGCGGTATATAAGCATTTAGTTTTAGTTATAAGCATTTATAACACTATAATGTAGTTGTAAGGATTTTTAGGTTGATTTGCCGATATCTAACTCCGTCTGTGGACATACATAAGTGGAAGCTGGTGAGCACatagttaaattaaagaaattacaTGTTCATAGAAGAGTTGTGATTGTTGATGTATTCTGTGTATCAATATACATAACAAATATGATATCTGTTTAAAACTACATTACACTGTGTTATACactatttattaaatgtttaatgctcataaataataaacaggGGCCTAaagtgtaattgtgtttttggcCTTTATCAGACTTCCTAGATGTTTAATTTTGATATTACCTTGTATAATTGAGTTAACATAAACGTGACATcatggttttgtcttttcaggTATCAAGCTGACTCTAGGACGGCTCCACTTCTGCTGCAACTGTTGTGTGAGTTAAATTTACTTAAGTCTTTTAATTATAGGTACAATCTGTTGTCAAGACATAAAGATAATGACTGCTCCATTAGCAAAATCTAAAAGCCTAACAAAGAGAAACAccaaacaacagtaaaaatcaTTGTTTTACTTCCGATACTGTTGAAAGGCTTGTTTGACATCAGCTCATAAACACTGCAGCCATGAGGTTCACTGATAGGTCTTTAAAAAGCCATTGTGCTTGACTAAATTTGCAACTATCTCTTTGTCAAGCTGCACAAACTCCCCACAGATGTCCGGCCTCATATTTCTGCCATCATGTGAATGCCCATTATAATCTCATAACACCAAACCAAGTGCCAAAGCTTCAGCTCCATGCAGCATGGAAAACATGGAATACATTCTCCACTCTATGTTGGTGGAAATGTGAACtagaatatgaaatataaaatgtttccaGATTAATATACAACTGCACTTTTGCTGTATCTTGTCAGTGAGGGTTTTCCTATGATATCAAACCTTTAAATAACTTCTGTTGTATATATATTAACTTTTAATTACAAAATGCCTCTGTGGTTTAATCACTTTGCTTCATTTTGTGCATCAGGACCTCGATGGTACAAGATAATACAGATAAGAATCTTAAAGGGCGGGTTATTTATAATGAGGCGCTCAGAGGAAAGGGGCAGATGACACTGTACTGTATTTCATGACCTTGCCAGCTCATTGGTTTGTCTAGTAATCCACTTCCATAAAGAGAAAGTGGAGGATTTAGAGGGCCTTCAGAGATTGCAATATATACCTTCTTAACACTTCTCTGCCTGGGTCTGTGTCTCTGGGACTCTGACAAGTCTGCTCGATTAAAGTAAGAACATCTTTCTCTTTGGCCACTTTGCTATTGTTTTAGTGTGTTGAAGGGTGATGAAGTCTAGAAGCATGCGGCATTGTGGCTTTTTGGTTGCTTTTGTTGATTGTTCTTTGgcgtttttttaaatactttgcCTCATCGATATATTTGTTGGGAATTTATGTTTGGTTTGTGTCAGCGGAAGGTTGTAGAAAAAGGTTACTCACACGGTCATGAGACTAAACGCAGAGTGTGACTGGCTGGTGTTGGCTTTCAACCAGAGGTTACATCAATGTGAAATGAATGTGGTCGGTGTGTAGCCGTGTTAAATTGGCAAACTTTGCGATTGGAGTGTTTTAACAGGACTTAATTGTCGAGTATGGAGAATTTTAGCCATATGAACAATTAGTAGTCGATGTGCTCTGTGAATTGAGGACACATGGAAAATGTCAGctttctttcagtttcattGACTATTACAACTcttactgttgtgttttatctggagttcagtggtTAAAGGAGTAATTTCTGTGTTAGCTTAGAAATATGAGGACGTGAGTTCCATCTGCGGTTGTGGCAAACCTGTGATGTACGGCCTGTTGATGAGCTGTGCTGTAAAGGAACACCACAACAAGGCATGAAGTTGAAAATCGAGCCGTTAGTGTTTATCCTCCTGTCACCACCGAGGGTTGCGTGTGGAAAACCTGGACTAATCTGTAGCGGCTGCCAACCTCGGTCTCTGTCTTCACTTTACACTTCACTTAAATCCCTGCCCACCAGATTTAGCCTGTTTCCTTCACAAATGTTGCAGTGTGTTGGCAACAGTGACACTTTATTCTGCCTTTGTCAAAACAAGATTCCTACAATGGATGACCTTTTACAAGAGAttttgttttagtctttgagtgtttttttttgtggtttctgtAAATGTATGGACCTGATCAACAAAATTTCTTtgagattctttttttttaaagattaaatagaaattaaatttaTAGAGtgaaacttaaaataaatcGTTTATGCTGCATTCTCTAGATAAATTGTTACAAAGTTTTCACTCTTAGGAGGAAAACTTGGTCAAAACTGTAATGTCTTTTCTAGACTTGTTATATTTTTGGTTTTTTGAACTCCACAAATAAAGATTTCTTTGATAAAGTAGTTTAAAAGACCTGATCAAGATTTATTTTAGATGTCTTCTCTTTCATATGACATATCGAATGCTATTGTACCTTCCTGTCTGTATTTCGCTGGGTGTACAGCAGATGAAGTGTTTGTGCATCTGAGGTAAACCCAGCGGCAGGttatttttgtgaaatgctCTAATGTCGTGGCTGTGCGAGGGATGGTGTTGGGTTACAACAAACCCTGCCACCTTCCTCCCTCCAAAGACAATTCCACCCGTAACACCCACTATCAATTTCTTAAGACAAAAATCATGGCACAAATTTAACTCTGACG comes from the Hippoglossus stenolepis isolate QCI-W04-F060 chromosome 5, HSTE1.2, whole genome shotgun sequence genome and includes:
- the LOC118109770 gene encoding troponin I, fast skeletal muscle, which encodes MSEKKMSSSRKHHIKSLMLSIAKVLLEEEEKEQEEERGRYMEENCPAVSMPRSMQELQELCREIHHKIDVIDEDRYNLEVKVNKSDKEIDDLKIKVQDLMGKFKKPVLRKVRMSADAMLKALLGSKHTVNMDLRANLKQVKKEVKEEDKELRDVGDWRKNIEDKAGMDGRKKMFESEA